Part of the Lemur catta isolate mLemCat1 chromosome Y, mLemCat1.pri, whole genome shotgun sequence genome is shown below.
taaaatggtgttaccattttggaaaactgtggcagttccttaaaatgtTAATTCCACTCATAGGTATGAACCCAAGGGAAGTGAAAACCTGTGTTCACAAACTTGTGTGTGAATGTTCTTAGCAGCCGTATTCGTAACagctaaaagtggaaacagcccaaatgtccatcagcagatgaatggataaacataatGTGATCcatccatacaacagaatattattctcAGCCGTAAAAAGGAGTAAAGTTCTGACATGTGCTGTAACATGGATGgatcttgaaaaaaatcacactcaGTGAAAAAAGCCCAGTACAAAAGGCTgcatgttatatgattccattatGTGGAATGTtgagaacaggcaaatccatggagacacaaagtggattagtggttgttgggggcagggggtgagaGCAGGGAATGCAGGATGATTGCTGGTGGGTGTAGGGTTTCTGTTTGGGGCTAAGGAActtgttctaaaattagatagtggtcaTGGTTGCGTAACTctgaatataccaaaaatatattcagtggatggtatactttaaagaataaattttatggtatatgaattatatagcttttttttttttaatagaaagtcTTTACTAGCAAAATGTCATTTTCACTGATACTGACCCGttgctccctctctcctcccttcatCATTCAGGAAGAAAGGCAAAGACTGAAAAATGCAGTAATTATCCAGTCATTTATTCGAGGCTATAGAGATAGAAAAGAGCAagtaagtttgtttgtttttaaaacgaGAAAGCATTACACAGGGCATGcaacagtttattttaaatctgGCCTTGCTACTGTcagcatttattttgtgtgtatttttatataccttcTAAGTGAAAGTTAATGTTGATAATAGTATTTTTCACAATAAACAATTTCATTAATATACTAAGACttataaataagtgaaattttaggtaatttttaaataacaagataTAGACATGGACCAAACCACAACTGAAGGTCAGAGCAGAAGGAGGTGACGGGAGAGTCTGTCAGTGGGCACCTGGGTCTTTCGTTACATGCCTGCCAGACTGTCTTTTAAACCTGTTGCCAGTAACTCCAGCAACAGCATGTTCATTGTCAGTTTCCACTGCTCCTATAAAAACATTTAGCATACATTTAGATGTAAGAATTATGTAtctaaataacacatttttgttttgctttcggTATTCCGTCCAAAGAAGTGCATTTGATCGCTGTGCCGGCCTGTCCCAGTCTGGTGGCACTTTTCCCCTTGCTAATGGTTCCAACCTCACCCTTTTGGTAAGGCAGCTTCTGTTTTTTTACAGACAGAATGAAGACTCAAAACGTTTGGTGAGTATTAACTACATTTTCACTTGtccttgtttatatattttccaaattctcattttttttaagtggaaatggTACGTATCTGATTAAGAAATCAGGTAACCTCTCCACTGTGTCTAAGCCTTTGTGAACTATTCCTCAGCCAGTGGTAATAGGTCACCTTTGTGTAATGTGCTTTACCTATTAAAATTTGATACACATTTTCAATAGGCTTTTTCATGAAATCTCACATATAAAAAACAGTAGACTGTGTTGGCTGACTTACCGTGTATACCCCTGAGCCAGCCTCAGCAGCCACCATACTTCTGTCAACGTGAAGCATCGGAAATACCACATCATCATGTTCATCTGCAGTCTGTAAACCATAGggtctctcatttttaaatatcacaaattttATAGGCTTTTGCTGTTACCAGTGATGAGGAATAGTGTATGTTAATGGTGGAAAATAAATGTAGATGCatagatgaataattttttttaaatgtaatttgttaCTACCCATTTTCCCAGGAAATATGAAGAAGTTCACATATACTTTTCTATTCTTAAATATACATCTATTCTTTGAAACTTGTTTACCTgtatttaaaatctcaaattgTCTTGCAGTGAAAAGCAAGTCTTCCATGCTACAGATCACACATACTAGAAAGATCCTCACATGAACTAAGTACAGAGGACAAAGGAATGAAAGGAATGCCTTATTGCTTACCAAATCTGTGGCCTTAAACCCCAGCATTTTTGCCTGAGCTGAGCTAGGCTGAAACATGGGGAGAACTTTCTATGAATTAGTCTAATGAGGCAGTAAAagcagtttgtttgtttattttagagacggagtctcccTCCAtaacccaggctggactgcagagGCCTAACCATTGCTCACTGCaccctgaaactcctgggctcaggcaatcttcccacctcagcctcctgagtagctgggactacgggtgcacaccaccatgcctggctaatttttaaaagtttttgtattGACAGGCTCTGGcaatgttgtccaggctggtcttgaattcctgacctcatgtgatcctcctgctttggcctcccaaagtgctgggattataggtgtgagccatcctGCCTGGCAGCAGTAAAAGCAGTTTAATGTGCGCCTTCTGCACTTGCCTTGAATGCGGGTGCTTTCCAGGCTTTCTATTTGaagtttatgagaaaaaaaattagaaacatacaACAGCACATAATCTGGCTTTCTTTCTGGAACAGGCTGTCCCTATCCTTGCATATTCTAATCTTGTGGATCAAAAGGTACAAAGATGTGAGAGCAATAAATTAATCACATACGGGAAAATGTCTCCTGCCCCAGGCTTCAGGTTCCCGAATTCCCACTGTGGGAGCGTACATGATGTCACTTTTGATAGTTTTTCTAAGATACTCTCTGTGAAAATAAGCATATACAGCAAtttcttcctcacctccctttttttttttattttaaataaggtatTCTGGTAAGTCAAATAGTATACTAggatcatattttctttcatgtacAATTTATCTGTAATTATTCTGGAGTTAATAATTGCTTCACTAATTAGTTGCTTGATTTTctttgaatcttctttttttttttgagacagggtctcaccttgttgcccaggctggattgcagtggcgtcatcatagctcactgcaacttcaaactcctgagttcagttgatcctcctgcctctgcctcctgagtggctgggactacaggcatgcaccaccacgcccagctagtttttctttctctctctctcttttttttgttaagagatggtgtctcaatatgttgcccaggctggtctcgaactcttggcctcaagcagtcctcctgccttggcctctcaaaatgccaagattataggcctgagccaccacagccagccctgatgtattattattaagatagaaaatgtaaatattgctAAGTAAAACCTGACTTCGAAGAGTTACTTCTTATCGAGTTTTGATTAGGTTTGATTAAGTGTGTATTACCACTTAAGGAAAtttggaatattatataaattagcaaacaattacattttaatgGATTGAGAGTTTTGTGTGTTTTGCTGTTGCAGATATGGCTGTATCAAAACTTAAttaaacacagtgcactgtttgTCAAGCAGTTGGATGGATCAGAGAGACTTACATGCCTATTTCAAATCAAGAGGTTGATGAGCCTGTGTTGCAGGTAAATTCTGTCCTAGTCAGCATCTTATGTATGTAACGTATTCACCAATTTGAATGTCTAGGAGAAcaccttttgttttcattttctgagacAGTGGCTTTACCACAAATTTTTTTGAAGACCTTGAAGTATTCTGTGTATGACTATTTTCCCTCTAGGTGATTCTCGCTAGTGTGACTTAGAAACTAAGACAGAGATATAACTATCTTCCAGATGATACTTTCTTTTCAGGGATGTCCTGGAATTGTCTTGTGAAATGTGGGATCTCCTGGTTCCTAGTGAATGGAAGGTCATTCAGGAGAGGACTGAGGTTCGAGTGATTTCATTCTCAGGGTTTCTACCAAAATGCAGTTTGAAAGCCACTTCTTTGGGATATACCTTTCATCAGGCTTTCTGATTATTTACGTATGAACTCAAAATAAATTACTTCCGTAACCTTCTTGGATTCAGTCTACAAAAGAACACATTTAAGTGATGTGAGCTGATATTACCTCACTATAACAAACCAAGATAATATCTTCACCAGTCTCTAATAAATTGCTTATGTCTGCATGGTAGTAAAATTTTCACGTGATTCTGAGCCTTCAGCACAATTGCAGTTAATGTCCTGGGAGCTACCTATAATAAAGCGTATTTAAGATTGCTGTCGGAACTAGGCCTTACAGAGTGTTCCAAAATACGTACCTGGAGTAAAGATGGGAAAAGAGAACCTGTGAGAGAGAACCAGAATGATCGCAAATCTCAAGAATTCATACTTTCTTAAGCTcttttatttcatagaaaaacTTCTAGTTTTGAAAGCATAGTGTATACCTTCATGGCATAAAGCCAGGAGTTTGCAAACACGTTTTGTAAACAGCTAGAGTAGCAAGTATTTTAGGGTTTGCAGGCCACATAGGATCTCTGTTAAataatctttcactttttttacaACCCTTTAAAATCAGTAAACCACTTTTCACTCAACAGCTATATAAAAACAGACCGAGGGCTGGTTTGGCCCGTGGGTTGCAGGTTGTGAACACTTTCTCTAAGGTAACTTTTGAAGGTAGTCATATAAGCAAGTAATTTGAATAGATGATGTATCCGAAtggaatttctcatttcttttccaatttttaattttgaaaaatttcaaatactaGGAAAGTTGAAAAAATACCTTTGGATAGATTCAGAAGTTACCATTTTGCCACATATGCTTTCTTCCTCTACACGTACTGGTTTTCTGAAGCATTGGAGAGTGAGTCGCAGACGTCAGGACACTCACCCCGGTTCTCCACACGTCGAGGAACAGCACATTCTTACGTGACTGCAGTGCTAGTTCCACACCTGAGAAAATGAGGATTTCTCTAATATCACGTAATATGCACTCCATATTCACATTTCCTCATTTGTCTCAAAAATCTCTGTTTTGATGATCCTAAGAACTGTTCATTTCATGTATTCCTCTGTGTTCTGCATCTCTGAAATACTGGGAGTTGGGTTTACGGGAGGGTTTCTCAATCTTGTCCTGTTGACAGCTTGGAAGAGCTCTGTCTTGGGGCCACCCTGCACGGCAGGAGGCTGATCAGCGCCTCTCACCTGTACCCCTCAGGTGCTGGTCTCGCCCCACTCCTAGCCAGACACGTCTCCGAACACTGCCAGATGTCACCCCAGAAGCAAAATTGTCCTCAGTTGAGAGCCACTGATACAGAGGCTTGCTTCAAtttaatttaaccatttttaataagATTGCTTCGTAGGAGGTAATGCAAAAGTCATGTCATGTCACATCAAGAGACACCTACTGAGGTATATCCCATTATGAATGATGCTGAGTTTGATTATTTGGTTAAGATAGAAACGACTGTAGTTCTCTATTGTAAAGGtacatttcttctttgtctatgGGATGGTGCTTGCATATGTGGATACAACCTGTCACCAGGGGTTTTAGCATCTGTAGATGATCTATGCCTAAATCATTCGTAACATCAGCTGTGGTTTGTGGAATGGTGAGTCTTGTAATTCTCTTGCTGCTTCAGTGTTTATTATCTGGCATTCTTTTGATAAAGAAGACCCCTCCCACCCTTTCCCCTTAGTCTCAGTAAGGTCttatgtagtttttaaaacagaGAGTGTGATAAATTATTCTCTTTGGTGGTCGTGTTTAAGGTAGAGAGAGCCCTGTAAGTAGCCTCTCTGGGCCAGGAACAGTGtctcacacctgcagtcccagccctGTGTCGTTGTTATTTAACACTAACATTTGTAAAGGTAAACAGATACTTAACTActtaaattaagtaaatttattttgaaaataaagataattttgagAAAGGTCACCAATATTTGCATTACTTGGATTTCTTCTTTCGTGAGTGTTGGCTCATCAGGTCCTCGGTTTGTTAGAAAGAGCTTGTGGGGTCCCACGAAGTGCTGGGCAGGGTTCTCAGCACTGAAGTGTGGCTGTGAGAAGTCAGAGGGTTCTTGCTCTCCTAGCTTATATCTGGTCTGGGAGACCaagaataaacataaagaagTGTGAATGTTTttacacaaaaaagtaaatgttttaagtgttgagatgaaaagaaggaaattccttTTGTGGATTTGGTGGGGGAGTGGCTCTTCTGTGATCATCTGGTCAGAAAGGCCTTGTGGCCACTTGGAACAAGGGAGGGCCTTGGCCAAGCGGTTGTCAGCCGGGGGCAGAGTCGGTCTGGTGTGGCTGCTGAGAAGGCGCAGATACTTGAGGTCTGGTGGGCACGTTCCCTCATGACTTCAGCTGTATGCTGAGAGGGCAGGGAAGCCAAAGGAAAGTTTTGAGCAAAGAGTGACATGacctgacttttttttcttctctgtctcttttaaagtttccatttggtaaaatttcaaatatgaaagagtagaaaaatgGTATACTAAGTGCTCTTTGCTGCGACCTTGTTGACcattgctagtattttgctgaatCATTGCAAAGTAACGTGGTGACAGTGCAGTCCCCACATACTTCCACATGTCTCTCTGAAGAGGAAGACACTCTCCTACAAACTgtaataccattatcacacccaTAAAGTTGCTTAAGAATACATTAGCTGGGGCCgggcgccggtggctcacgcctgtaatcctagcactctgggaggccgaggcgggtggattgtttgagctcaggagttcgagaccagcctgagcaagagcgagaccccgtctctactaaaaatagaaagaaattatctgagcaactaaaaatacatatagaaaaaattagccgggcatggtggcgcatgcctgtagtcccagctacttgggaggctgaggcagaaggatcgcttaagcccaggagtctgaggttgctgtgagctaggctgatgccacggcactcactctagctcaggcaacagggtgagactctgtctcaaaaaaaaaaaaaaaaaaagagctggtaCGAGGGGCCAGCACTCTGCTTTCACAGTCCCAGTACCAGCACCCATTTCACTCAGAAATGGCTCAATGTAGTCACTTTGGCTAATGCgcagtttattttcaaatttcccctGTTGTCTTCACAATGTGTTTTatagctgtttttctttctttctttctttctttttttaagagagtctGTTTGACCCCGTGTTACCTTTGATGTCTCCTAAATCTTTCATCTAGAACGGCCCCTCAGTCCCACACCTCCGCTTTAAGTTTTCATAAAGCGGCTGGCGTGTTGAAAAgggcctgcagggagggagggcagagacagGGATCAGCGAGGGATGGCGGTAATCCGGCTGGAAGAGGTGGTGGCCGGCATGGCACCGAGCTAATGGCAGAGGGTGACACAGAGTTGGTAGCTTCTGGAGAGTTGACAGGATTTGCTGACACACTGGCTGTGGGGTTTCAGATAAGGAAGAGTTGAGGATAGACACAAGCTTGGTGTGAGCAAGGGGAAGGATGAAGTAGTTTTAAGTCTGGAGTGCGTAACACCGGAGGGTGTTGAGTGGATGGTGTGGGAGAGAAAAAGCAGGATCGCTGAAGGAGCTCTGCACAGTAGGAGGCTGTGGGGCGAGGAGGGaccaaggaggcaggaggaggacagGGTCTGAGGTCCTGGAGGGACAGAAggcacagggaaggagagaggggatgtGGCTGGCGTAGATGCTGCCAGCTGGGCAGCCGGTAGGATCAGAGCACTGAGGATGAAATCAGAGAGTTGGTGATCCTTGACACTACTTTTCCAAAAGGTAAAATCAGACTCTCAAGGAAACACATATCACAGgttttttattaattcttaattAATGAGGGACCCAGTTAGACACGCAGCTCATTTAAATGAGGACTCACCATGCTGAGCCTTACATTCTCTCTTTGACAAAAGCCTTTTGCCAGGAATAGGAAGAATTTGCATAGCTCAAGATGGGAAACATTTGTATGACTTACGGGTTTTCTACAAGTTAACTTGTGTCTTTACAGAGCTGCTGTAGCTTGGTGGACACAGGGTGGTGTAACCCGGTGGGTGGGCTGCGCAGGACCTTCAGTAAcccctccccccttttctttgttctttgcttaTTCTACAGTCTCTTGATCTTTGCCTCAGCAACGCCACTGCTGGCCCAAGAGAGCAGTGTTGGGTTTGGAGCGTGGCAGGAGCGGGGTCGTCGGTCACGGGGTGCTGTGCTgcagaggggagcagggaggtggagTCACGGCTGGTGAGGGCAGTGGGCAGAGTCTCTGTAACTTGGAAATACTAGTAGCATGTTTGCTGATGACACGGTACGAGAGAGAATCTTGATGCCGAAGGAAGAGTTACTAGAACAAATATCGCTTCCAAGAGAGGACAGGGTGTAGCTCCAGGGTTATAGGGTAGGGCCTCAGATGGGGTAAGGGCAGTTTGTCCATATTGTTCAGAGACTGACAACCTGGTTAAAAACCTGGATAAAAGATTGGAGCAGACACACTTGAAAAGGAGACATCTGAATAGCCAGTAAGCCCTTGAAAAATGCTCGTCAGTCATTAGTGATCAGGGAAGTACAAATTCAGACCCAGTGGACACGCCCACACGGCTAGGTTCTACAAACTGTCCATTCCAAGCGTTGAGGGTGTGGAGCAAATGGGGCTCCCATGTACTGCTGTTGTAAGTTTGGTAGTGTCTTACAAAGTTAAATACATAGCTGCCACGTGACCCAGTGATTCCACACCCAggaatttacccaagagaaaggagGCCCAGTCCATACAGAGGCTGGCCCTCGAATGCCCATAACAGCTttctttgtaatagcaaaagactggCAACAAGCCACACGCCTGTCAGCGCGTGAATGTATAAGCCAAAGGTGGTGTTTCCGTGCAGTGGAACACTGCTCAGCAGTGCAGAGGACCAGCCTTCAGACACGTGTGGATGAATCTCAGATACCGAGTGAAAGCGTCTGGACACTGAGCCCAGACCATGTAATAACTTCTTACATGTAAAAACAGCAGAAAGTGCACCCTGCTGTACACTGACAGCAGACGGGGCTGGGGACGACAGCACAGGTGCACAGGCTGAGTGGCTTGGAGGGGGAGTGGACCGGAGATGGCCGGGGAGAGCGGCTGCTGTGCTCTGAGTCCTGGTCATGCTGCCCAGGTCAAGTAGGTATAGATCAGTGTGCGCAAATATGTCTCTGTGGAGTTGATTTTAAGAAAAGACAtgtctgtttttaaataagaCTTTAATTTTGTGACAGCTAGGCCTTCCCTTCTGCCTATAATCCTTCTCATAGGCAGAAGGGAGGCTTTAGTCAAAATGACAGATGACTTAGGACCAGGCATCTATCCCTGTCCGTCCTGTGTGGAGGATGCTGCAGGCATGGAAAGGCCTGAAGTCATCTTTGAAGGAGATGATGTTCACTTCTTAAGAAATTTCTCCCTCAGTTTAATTAGATGTAGTTTCTCTCGGTACAATCTGTGGTTTATACTTCTTCACGCTGTTTGTAATCTGATTCTTTGTGTCCATTTCTCATGTCTGTAAGCCTAGTGCCAGCACGGCACATCATAAGGACTCTTGCAAACTGGTTGACGGAGTGTTTGATCACTGCCCTGTCTTTGAGATATGTCTATTTTCAGAGATGGTCTAGTGCTAGATCAGAGTTGGGTACTTACCATTGTGCCTGAGAGTAATTTGGGGAAACCTGGTGACCTACGCCACACAGTAATTGAGGGAAtgcttcccccccccctttttacAGGTTGCTGCAAAACTGTAATGATGACAGTTTGAATGTTGCACTTCCGATGAGAATGCTTGAGGTATTTTCATCTGAGAATACTTACATGCCTGTTTTACAAGATGCCAATTATGTGGTGTCAGTAATTGCACAAACTTTGCACTACGTGATTCAAAATGGTAAGTAGTA
Proteins encoded:
- the LOC123629056 gene encoding ubiquitin-protein ligase E3C-like isoform X2; this encodes MSLCCRLLQNCNDDSLNVALPMRMLEVFSSENTYMPVLQDANYVVSVIAQTLHYVIQNGEPTEVWKKVSTITGKEHGGGGGQG
- the LOC123629056 gene encoding ubiquitin-protein ligase E3C-like isoform X1, whose translation is MYLNNTFLFCFRYSVQRSAFDRCAGLSQSGGTFPLANGSNLTLLVRQLLFFYRQNEDSKRLIWLYQNLIKHSALFVKQLDGSERLTCLFQIKRLMSLCCRLLQNCNDDSLNVALPMRMLEVFSSENTYMPVLQDANYVVSVIAQTLHYVIQNGEPTEVWKKVSTITGKEHGGGGGQG